In Nitratireductor mangrovi, the genomic window CAGCAGGCTGTCGATCGCCGGCGTCGCCGCGGTCAAGGTCGTGGCGAGTGCGCTGCGGACCGCGCCCGAAAGGCCGAGGTCGAGCCCGACGATGCTGACTGTGACATCGAGATCGCCGATCAGCGATGCGGCAAGCGAGGTTGTCACATCCGTCGTGGCGACCGTCTTGATCCTGCCTGCCCGGATATCGGCGGCACTGAACTGAAGCCTCGTCGGCGCGCGATTGGCGACTTCGGCGCGTGCGCTGCCATCGACCTTGATCAGCGGCGTGTCGACGATCCTTGCCTTGCCGAAAACGGGTGGGCGGGTCGTGTCGGCGAAGGCGGCGGGCGTGGCTTGGCCAAGAGTCAATGACGCAATCCCGGGGCGCGCGTCGATCGTCACCTGGGCACTGGACACCTTGCCGTCGGTGCAGGTGACGCGTTTGAGTTCCGCTTCCGCCTGCGCCATCTCCACATAGACCGGCAGGCGTATGGCGAGCCCCGAAAGGACGCCGCTGCCACCGATGTCGATGTCGATCCGCGCGCGCAACTGTGCCGTCCGCACCATTGTTCCGCGCTCGCCAAGCGCGAACCAGACACTATCTTGCATCGGCTCGCCGATCACGACGGTCACCCGCGCCGTGGCAAGTCCCGGCACCGTCGCTCCAAGATCGACCGCCAGCTGATTGGCGCCGTTGGCCGCGACCAGGCTGGCAAGGATGAATTCCATGACGCCGACGGTTGCGTCGAACGCGCCGGCACCTTGACCAATGCCGAGATAGGCGGCCTGCCCCAGGTGCAGCACGTGAGACAGGGGTACCGACAGACGTGAGGCCGCGTCGGTGTCGTAGCGGGCGAGTGCCGCCCTGAGCCCTGGCGAAGACTGCCCGGTTGCCGCCGCCGCTGCGGTGACGTCGGCGAGCACTACCTCGGCGTCGAGGAGGTCCTCGTAGGTGCCGGCCTGCAAATCGAGCTCGGTCGCCAGCGCATCGAGGAACCCGAACAGCGAGACGTCGGCGTCGACGAGCGCCTCGTAGTCCATGACCGTCAATCCGATTTCGTTGCCGGTGAGGGCCCCGAGCAGGCTGTTCAGGACGCCGCCTTCCAGGCGCGCCAGCCGCGAGCCGATCGAAATGGCGGCGCGCGGCGTGGCCGACGCGACCGATGCGACGGCAATGCGCGGCTGTCCGGCCAGGATTTCGCCGAAATGGCGCGCCCCGTCCCTGGCGATGGTGACGCGGACGGCATTGGTATCCGATCCCCCGGGCTGGAAGCGCTGGCCTGCAGGGGTCGACCCGTCCGCCTCGTAACGGCCGGTCTCTATCGTGACGAGGTTCTGGCCCGCCGCCGGGGTGAGCGGGTCATAGCCGGGACCGAGGACCGTGAGCGGGCCCAGACGGTTGTCGCGCAGCGAGGCAAGAACGGCCTCCTCGGCGCGGTCGATATGGGCGGCGCCGGCGATCGCCGAGATGTCGGCGAGCGCCTGCACCTGGCGCTTCTCGTTGTACAGCGAGCCACCGTCGATGGCGATGGCGGCGAGCGCCAGCGCCAGCGGTGCCATGAAGGCGCTCATCGTCGCCAGGTTGCCGCCGCGGTCGGCGGCAAACAACCGCAATCTCTGCTTGAGCTGTTCTTGTCCGGGGGTCGTCATGTCAGAGTCCTCCCATCCGGATGGTCGAAATCCGCCGCATCTCCGCCGGCGGCAACGGCAGGCCTTTCATGGCCGCCCAGACCGGAAGGCTGTGCGCGTCGTAACGCAGCGTGACCGTGAACTGGTTGGGGTTGAGCGGGTCTTCGGCGATGTCGAAGACGAGATGAACGCGCTGGATGAACGGATAGGCGTCGGCGTTGCGCTCGATGAACAGGCTCGCCAACGCTCGCCGCTCCGCTGAATCGACGCCTGCGATGGCCGTGCGGGTGGCATCGGCGGCAAGCTGCTGCAGGGAATGTGATGCGGCCAGATAGATGCCGAACGAGATCATGCCCATGATGAGGAGCAGGAACAGCGGTGCGAGGATGGTGAACTCGACCGCGGTCGCCGCCGAGCGATCGGCCTTCAGGCGCGCCCATGTCGCGGGTCGGAACGACGTCATCATGGCGTCATTTCACGCTACAACCCAATGCCAAGCGGTCAACCGATGATACACGTAAAAATTGCAGGGGCTTGTAGCTTTGAGCAGCGCCGGTTGGCGGGAGCCTTGGCTGGCGGGACTCGGCAAGCCTTTCCGCGGGTGAACCGGGTGCCGCTGCGCGCGGTGCAGATGACGTCAGCCGGCTCGACAAGGTCTATCGGGACAAGCGCGTGACCTGGCGCGATGTCGATAGGAGGCCTAGGGGCCGCTGAGCCGGTTCAAGGCCTGTCGGGCCGCTTCGCTCCGGGTCCCCAAGTCTTCGGATCCGGCAATCCCACAGACGACCATGCTTCTTGCAAAACCCGCGACTCGGAGCAGGTGGTTCGAGGAAGGTCGTCGAGAATCTCAAGCCACGGCATTCTGCTTTCGATCCCCCCGTGGACGGCGGGCGGGAAATTCTGCGGCTCGTCGAGGCTTGCCGTGAAGACAACCAGATAGGCCGCAGGTCGCGGCGCGGTCAGTCGGTAGGTCAGGCTCGATCCACAATCAGGGCAGAAGCCACGTTGCGCAATCGGCGAGGATGCATAGTAGCGCGGGGCGGCCGCCGAGAAGTGAACGGCCGATGCTGGAAACGCAGTCCAGGTGCTCATTGCCGAACCGGTGAGCTTTTGGCAGATGCGGCAGTGGCAGTAACCGGTGCTGATGGCCGGCATGCTGATTTCGAAACGTATCGAGCCGCACAAGCAGCCGCCCTTGATCAGCTTGCTGGAGAGCATCTCCTGGTCGAAGTCAAACAGGCCCTGCGCCGCCGTGCCGCGTCCACTCTTGTATATCCGGATCGGAGCGTCAGTCTCTTTGAGTCTCTTGTAGCCGAGTTCCTCGAACGCGAGCTCGATTTTGTCTCGAACCTGCGCCATGACCTCACCGGATATCGCTATGCCGCCGGGATCTGCATAGGCTTGAAGCCGGGCAGCAGCATTGACACCATCGCCAAGGAGGTCCGTTCCCTGCAGCACGACATCGCCGACGGACACGCCGATGCGCAGACGCAGCGGGGTGGGATCGCCAGACCTGTGTGCGTCTAGAGCCGCCGACTTTTGAATCCCGATTGCGCAGCTCACTGCTTCAATGGTGCTGGAGAACTCTGCCAGGACACCATCCCCCAGCGTCTTAAAAATCCGACCACGATGCGCTTCGATTTGGATGGTGATGACGTCGTCCACCATCCGCTCCAGTCGGGTCAATGTTCCTTCCTCGTCATCGGCCACAAGTCCCGAGAAACCAACGACATCTGCAGCCATTATGGCGGCGAGTTTGCGCTCCATGACAGTACTCCCCTGATGAAGAGTAGCCGGGGCTGGTTGGCGAATCCATTGCCCGACATCCAACTGGGAGAACCGCTCACGATCGGTCAACCAATGGCGGAAAGCCGGCTCAAATCCAAGCTCACAGACACCGCTCTGCTGCCCGCTTTGCAGTGGGCTTTGAGACGTAAGTCAGAACTTGTGGCGGATGTATGCCGAGCAGGGGCTCTCAGGTTTTAGACAATTCAAGAGCCTTGGCCAATCTGCCTCTTATCCGCGGTTGCTTGGAGGCGGGCTCGCGAGAAAGCATGACCGGTACCCGACCCGCGGGGCTCATTGTCACTCGTACGCGATAGTCGATATGGCTTCCGCCCGGGACCACGACGGCCTGGTCTTTCAGCAGACGTGCTATTGCCGTCTTGATGACGGAACTCGCAAACCAACCGCCGGGACAAACGCGCGGACCGCCTGAAAACGTCGCCATCTCGTAGGCTTTGGCGTGCCAATTCAGCCAACGCTCTGGGCGGAACCGCCTCGGCTCCTCATAGACAGCCGGATCCCGATTGGTCACAAATGGGCTGAGCACGGCACGCGTTCCGGCCGGCACGGTAATGCCGCCCACTTCTGCTTCATCCAATGCTACGCGATATTGCAGCGGAACAGGAGGCAGTATCCTGAAGCTCTCTGAAACCACCGCGTTCAGATAGGGCAATCGCGATATCGACGCGTAGGAGATTGGGGCGCCGCCGATGTTGGAGCGGATTTCGTCAATCAAGGTCTTCTGTTTGTCGGGATGGAGAGCAAGCAACACAAGCGTCCATACGAGGGCATTCTGGCACGTTTCGTAGGCGGCACCGAACAGTGTCGGAACCTGGTTGATGAAAACGCCGTCGTCGGGCGGTTTGCCCGAGGAGGTCGGGCTGTTGACTAGGAGGGCCAGAAGGTCGTTAGGGTCATGGTTCCCACGCTTGCTTGACGCCCATCTTGAAATGGCTTCGGCGATGCCTTCGGCCTCCCGCAAAAACTGGCGATACGGCGTACCGGGTAGATCAATCCGCAAAGCCGCGCCGAGCGACATGCTTATCGACAACCCGCGTGTGATCCGGTTCGCGACCGGGCATGCGACGTCACGGTCGGCACCAAACAGCAGGTCGATGGCGAGGTGCTGCATGAGCTCCTGTGATTGCGACCAAAGGTCAAACTCGGCCCCGCTCGGCCACCCGCTGATCTCGCGGTCTGCGATATCCATGATTTGCTCGCCGCGTGCCTCCAAGCGGCTTTTCCTTAGCGGTGGCATGAGGACTCGGCGGTAATATCGCTGATCCGGACCGTTCATTTGAACCAGGCCGCGCCCGAGCCTGCGTGACACATGTCCCTTCTTGCCCGCAGCCGTAATATTGACGGTTCTCCACAATTCGGGCTGCCCCAGGATGGCCTGATTGTGGCGTGCGCCTACGGCAATGAGAATGGTTTTTGGAATCTTGGGTGCAAGCCGTCGGATGGTGGAAACAGGCGGTTCTATCCGGACCAGCGAACCATGCCGCGACACAACGTCGGACGCCGTCGACAGGGGATCCCTGACAAACCGACCACACCAAAGCAGCGCGGTCGCCCCCGCGATACGACGGCCCATCGCTGTTTCCCCGCCCCGCGCGTCACCACACGATGCCACCGCCGGGATTTTCGAACACGCTTATCTTTCAGGCTACTTGAACCGTGCAGCACATTCAAGATCGTTGATTTCGCCTGGATGAACGTTTGACTGAGCAAGACTGCAGGAACTAGCCAACGGATGAAGAAAATGATTCGGTTGCCTGTGATGATTCAGGACTGAGATCATGGCGGGACATCGCCGGTTCGCACCGTCCACCAGATAAGCGACGCCGAGCACGGCGCGGTTGCCAGCAGTGCAACACGGGATCAGTTGTGCGGCCAGCACTGCCGGCCGAAATGGCGGATGAAGATCACGCAGAAACTGCTGACCGCCGCGCGGCGCATGACGATCCGTCGGCTCGACAAGGTCTATCG contains:
- a CDS encoding cytochrome P450 — protein: MGRRIAGATALLWCGRFVRDPLSTASDVVSRHGSLVRIEPPVSTIRRLAPKIPKTILIAVGARHNQAILGQPELWRTVNITAAGKKGHVSRRLGRGLVQMNGPDQRYYRRVLMPPLRKSRLEARGEQIMDIADREISGWPSGAEFDLWSQSQELMQHLAIDLLFGADRDVACPVANRITRGLSISMSLGAALRIDLPGTPYRQFLREAEGIAEAISRWASSKRGNHDPNDLLALLVNSPTSSGKPPDDGVFINQVPTLFGAAYETCQNALVWTLVLLALHPDKQKTLIDEIRSNIGGAPISYASISRLPYLNAVVSESFRILPPVPLQYRVALDEAEVGGITVPAGTRAVLSPFVTNRDPAVYEEPRRFRPERWLNWHAKAYEMATFSGGPRVCPGGWFASSVIKTAIARLLKDQAVVVPGGSHIDYRVRVTMSPAGRVPVMLSREPASKQPRIRGRLAKALELSKT
- a CDS encoding TadG family pilus assembly protein, yielding MTTPGQEQLKQRLRLFAADRGGNLATMSAFMAPLALALAAIAIDGGSLYNEKRQVQALADISAIAGAAHIDRAEEAVLASLRDNRLGPLTVLGPGYDPLTPAAGQNLVTIETGRYEADGSTPAGQRFQPGGSDTNAVRVTIARDGARHFGEILAGQPRIAVASVASATPRAAISIGSRLARLEGGVLNSLLGALTGNEIGLTVMDYEALVDADVSLFGFLDALATELDLQAGTYEDLLDAEVVLADVTAAAAATGQSSPGLRAALARYDTDAASRLSVPLSHVLHLGQAAYLGIGQGAGAFDATVGVMEFILASLVAANGANQLAVDLGATVPGLATARVTVVIGEPMQDSVWFALGERGTMVRTAQLRARIDIDIGGSGVLSGLAIRLPVYVEMAQAEAELKRVTCTDGKVSSAQVTIDARPGIASLTLGQATPAAFADTTRPPVFGKARIVDTPLIKVDGSARAEVANRAPTRLQFSAADIRAGRIKTVATTDVTTSLAASLIGDLDVTVSIVGLDLGLSGAVRSALATTLTAATPAIDSLLADVLAVLGVRLGEADIMVTGVTCGRAVLVQ
- a CDS encoding TadE/TadG family type IV pilus assembly protein encodes the protein MMTSFRPATWARLKADRSAATAVEFTILAPLFLLLIMGMISFGIYLAASHSLQQLAADATRTAIAGVDSAERRALASLFIERNADAYPFIQRVHLVFDIAEDPLNPNQFTVTLRYDAHSLPVWAAMKGLPLPPAEMRRISTIRMGGL
- a CDS encoding GFA family protein yields the protein MERKLAAIMAADVVGFSGLVADDEEGTLTRLERMVDDVITIQIEAHRGRIFKTLGDGVLAEFSSTIEAVSCAIGIQKSAALDAHRSGDPTPLRLRIGVSVGDVVLQGTDLLGDGVNAAARLQAYADPGGIAISGEVMAQVRDKIELAFEELGYKRLKETDAPIRIYKSGRGTAAQGLFDFDQEMLSSKLIKGGCLCGSIRFEISMPAISTGYCHCRICQKLTGSAMSTWTAFPASAVHFSAAAPRYYASSPIAQRGFCPDCGSSLTYRLTAPRPAAYLVVFTASLDEPQNFPPAVHGGIESRMPWLEILDDLPRTTCSESRVLQEAWSSVGLPDPKTWGPGAKRPDRP